In the Carboxydothermus hydrogenoformans Z-2901 genome, one interval contains:
- a CDS encoding AAA family ATPase → MQVSEKGLKIAVSGKGGVGKTTLSALLSHIFAREGKRVLAVDADPDANLGTALGFPTEVLEKLTAISEDKELIKERTGAEPGTSGQYFILNPRVDDIPEKYVVEHAGIRLMQMGKVVRGGSGCACPESVLLKHLLRHLVLKADETVIVDMEAGLEHLGRGTAEGVDAFIVVVEPGKRSFQTARAVVTLARDLGVTKIFAVANKVRPGDEEIIRKELNFLPILGFIPYDPTLILADLSGVSVFEQAPEIVAIGHSIKERLLEEVKRQNC, encoded by the coding sequence ATGCAGGTGTCTGAAAAGGGACTGAAAATTGCTGTTTCCGGTAAGGGTGGTGTAGGAAAAACAACACTGTCTGCATTGCTCAGTCATATTTTTGCCCGTGAGGGGAAAAGAGTACTGGCTGTGGATGCCGACCCTGATGCCAACTTGGGCACAGCTTTAGGATTTCCGACGGAGGTCTTAGAAAAATTGACGGCTATTTCCGAGGATAAAGAGCTTATCAAAGAGCGGACCGGTGCTGAACCGGGAACATCAGGTCAGTACTTTATCCTGAATCCGCGGGTTGATGATATTCCAGAAAAATATGTGGTAGAGCACGCCGGCATCCGGTTGATGCAAATGGGTAAAGTAGTCAGAGGTGGTTCGGGATGTGCCTGTCCGGAAAGTGTTTTACTTAAGCATCTTCTCCGTCACCTGGTTTTAAAGGCGGACGAAACCGTGATTGTTGATATGGAAGCGGGTTTGGAGCATTTAGGGCGCGGTACGGCTGAAGGGGTAGACGCTTTCATAGTTGTAGTTGAACCGGGTAAGCGGAGTTTTCAGACAGCAAGAGCGGTAGTAACATTGGCCAGAGATTTAGGGGTTACTAAGATTTTTGCAGTGGCTAACAAGGTGCGCCCAGGAGATGAGGAAATAATTCGAAAAGAACTGAACTTTTTACCGATTTTAGGTTTCATTCCTTACGATCCGACATTAATTTTAGCGGATTTATCAGGGGTAAGCGTATTTGAACAAGCTCCCGAAATCGTTGCCATAGGTCATAGTATTAAAGAGCGCTTATTGGAAGAAGTGAAAAGGCAGAATTGTTAG
- a CDS encoding Crp/Fnr family transcriptional regulator encodes MATQMRLTDTNLLEVLNSEEYSGVLKEFREQRYSKKAILYTPNTERNLVFLVKSGRVRVYLAYEDKEFTLAILEAGDIFCTHTRAFIQAMEDTTILYTDIRNFQNIVVEFPAFSLNMVKVLGDLLKNSLTIINGLVFKDARLRLAEFLVQAAMDTGLKVPQGIKLELGLNTEEIALMLGTTRQTVSVLLNDFKKMGILERVNQRTLLLKDLQKLKEFSSGV; translated from the coding sequence ATGGCCACCCAAATGAGATTAACCGACACTAACTTGTTGGAGGTCCTGAATTCGGAGGAATACTCTGGGGTCTTAAAAGAGTTTCGGGAACAGCGGTATTCAAAAAAGGCAATTCTCTATACACCGAATACCGAGAGAAACCTGGTGTTTTTAGTTAAGTCCGGGAGGGTAAGGGTTTATCTTGCCTATGAGGATAAGGAATTTACCTTAGCCATTTTGGAAGCAGGTGATATTTTCTGCACCCATACCAGGGCTTTTATCCAGGCAATGGAAGATACAACTATATTGTATACCGATATCCGTAACTTCCAAAATATTGTTGTCGAGTTCCCGGCATTTAGTTTAAATATGGTTAAAGTATTGGGGGATTTACTTAAAAACTCCCTTACCATAATTAATGGCTTGGTTTTTAAAGATGCTCGCTTGAGACTTGCAGAATTTTTAGTTCAAGCGGCAATGGATACAGGGTTAAAGGTACCGCAGGGAATAAAATTAGAGCTTGGTTTAAATACAGAAGAAATTGCTTTGATGTTAGGGACTACCCGTCAAACGGTTTCGGTTCTTCTCAATGATTTCAAAAAAATGGGGATTTTAGAAAGAGTGAATCAGCGAACGCTATTGCTTAAAGATTTACAAAAATTAAAGGAGTTTTCCTCAGGCGTTTAG
- a CDS encoding anaerobic glycerol-3-phosphate dehydrogenase subunit C — MLKDISLETLNHCAKCSTCTANCPVAKVNPDFPGPKAVGPDWLRLSLNAETKVDYPEGIEYCSNCKNCEIACPSGVPVASLNQLTRAEKLKKKGLRLREKLFANPRLLGRIAVNFAGLVNFITKIKIFRLIGKTLFGISANISFPAYAHKSFSRWFGHYRQKVNKPKNKVVYFPGCFTEYNKPEVGEALVKILNRLNYEVIVPEFKCCGQPAIGNGRLDTAQEFAYFNLSQLKKYVKDGIPVLFSCPSCLLTFKEEYGGLLGIEEAREFVPYFYEAGEFLRGLQEINYFLEGEPIEGKYAYHEPCHLKASGIGTPGLELLNEVTENKVVPLDAGCCGLSGSYGLKAEKEPVTEAIGQNLKKAIDRQAPEALVTECGMCGVQLNNVSGLPVYHPLELLAEKITKES; from the coding sequence ATGCTTAAAGATATTTCTCTGGAAACTCTAAATCATTGTGCCAAATGTTCCACCTGTACCGCTAACTGTCCTGTAGCCAAGGTAAATCCTGATTTTCCCGGACCCAAAGCGGTTGGCCCCGATTGGCTCAGACTTTCTTTAAACGCTGAAACGAAAGTAGATTACCCCGAAGGAATAGAGTACTGTTCTAACTGCAAAAACTGTGAAATTGCCTGTCCCTCGGGAGTTCCGGTGGCGTCGTTAAACCAGCTTACCCGGGCGGAAAAATTAAAGAAAAAAGGACTTAGATTAAGGGAAAAACTTTTTGCCAATCCCCGTTTGCTTGGAAGGATTGCGGTAAATTTTGCCGGTTTGGTGAACTTCATTACGAAGATTAAAATCTTTCGCCTAATAGGCAAAACCCTTTTTGGAATATCCGCAAATATTTCTTTTCCGGCATACGCTCACAAGAGTTTTTCCCGCTGGTTTGGTCATTACCGGCAAAAAGTAAATAAACCGAAAAACAAGGTTGTATATTTTCCAGGCTGTTTTACCGAGTATAATAAACCGGAAGTTGGGGAAGCTCTGGTGAAAATTTTAAACCGCTTGAATTACGAGGTTATCGTTCCGGAGTTTAAATGTTGCGGTCAGCCGGCGATAGGAAATGGTAGACTTGATACTGCTCAAGAATTTGCTTATTTTAATTTAAGCCAGCTTAAAAAATATGTAAAGGATGGGATTCCCGTATTGTTTTCCTGTCCAAGCTGCCTTTTAACTTTTAAAGAAGAGTACGGAGGGTTACTTGGAATCGAAGAAGCCAGGGAGTTTGTGCCGTATTTCTATGAGGCCGGCGAGTTTTTAAGGGGACTTCAAGAAATTAACTATTTCCTGGAGGGTGAGCCGATAGAGGGCAAGTATGCTTATCATGAACCGTGCCATTTAAAAGCATCGGGAATAGGAACTCCGGGTTTGGAACTTTTAAACGAAGTGACGGAAAATAAAGTAGTGCCGTTGGATGCCGGGTGTTGCGGCCTTTCGGGAAGTTACGGCTTAAAGGCAGAAAAAGAGCCGGTAACCGAGGCTATTGGCCAAAATCTAAAAAAGGCTATAGACCGCCAGGCACCCGAGGCTCTTGTTACCGAGTGCGGAATGTGCGGAGTGCAGCTTAACAATGTAAGTGGCCTGCCGGTGTATCATCCGTTAGAGCTTTTAGCTGAAAAAATTACAAAAGAAAGCTAA
- a CDS encoding anaerobic glycerol-3-phosphate dehydrogenase subunit B, producing the protein MYDLVVIGAGMSGLMAAGAGARKQKKVLVVAKGQGVLSLSSGCIDFNPELLEREEGSPYFKVQDVVEESFSFFKGLVKRCGLNYVGSPSEQTRILTTLGTVKNSCLVPESMFLENPESYERIIAVGFKGYFDFSPKMFLYYAKKSGIFPGLKETEEVYFETGTITVNTTWLAQALARGNLKEKLIAFLKPYAGPKTLMVFPAVLGDLPEDRLFKEMEDVLGVRVVELSGGLPSFPGQRLNKALVSTLKEMGVNFLFNAEVIGYKKDLRQVTSIKIKESGGRVREISGKAFVLATGSFWGKGLWANKEEICEPIFQSKVYLPRNFAEDFNFLASGIYTDEYLRPIKELENLYAAGSILANSNYLKNNSGLGLALASGYKAGLLALGDREVRRNA; encoded by the coding sequence ATGTATGACTTAGTTGTAATCGGGGCTGGAATGAGCGGTTTAATGGCAGCCGGAGCGGGAGCCAGAAAGCAAAAAAAGGTTTTGGTTGTGGCTAAAGGTCAGGGGGTTTTAAGCTTGTCTTCCGGCTGTATCGATTTTAATCCCGAGCTTTTAGAAAGAGAAGAAGGCAGTCCTTATTTTAAAGTACAAGATGTGGTAGAGGAGAGCTTTAGCTTTTTTAAGGGCTTAGTCAAAAGGTGTGGATTAAATTATGTAGGTTCACCTTCTGAGCAGACCAGAATTTTAACGACCCTTGGAACGGTAAAGAACTCCTGCCTTGTTCCGGAAAGCATGTTTCTGGAAAATCCTGAAAGTTATGAGCGAATTATAGCGGTTGGCTTCAAGGGTTATTTCGATTTTTCTCCTAAAATGTTTCTTTATTACGCTAAAAAAAGCGGAATATTTCCCGGTTTAAAAGAAACCGAGGAAGTTTACTTTGAAACCGGCACCATAACCGTTAATACTACCTGGCTTGCCCAGGCCTTAGCCAGAGGGAACCTGAAGGAAAAGCTTATAGCTTTTTTAAAACCTTATGCCGGGCCGAAAACTTTAATGGTCTTTCCGGCAGTTTTGGGAGATTTACCGGAAGATAGGCTTTTTAAAGAGATGGAGGATGTACTGGGAGTAAGGGTAGTGGAGCTTTCCGGGGGACTACCGTCTTTTCCCGGTCAAAGGCTCAATAAAGCATTGGTTAGCACCTTAAAAGAAATGGGGGTAAATTTTCTCTTTAATGCTGAGGTAATAGGATATAAAAAAGATTTAAGGCAAGTAACTTCAATTAAAATTAAAGAATCTGGCGGACGGGTACGGGAGATTTCTGGTAAAGCTTTTGTGTTAGCGACCGGGTCTTTCTGGGGTAAAGGTTTGTGGGCTAATAAAGAGGAAATTTGTGAGCCCATCTTTCAGTCTAAAGTTTATCTTCCCCGGAACTTTGCCGAAGACTTTAACTTTTTAGCTTCTGGTATATATACCGATGAGTATTTGCGGCCAATTAAGGAATTAGAAAATCTTTATGCGGCGGGAAGTATTTTAGCAAACTCGAATTATTTAAAAAATAATTCCGGGCTGGGGTTGGCTTTAGCTTCCGGCTATAAAGCGGGGCTTTTAGCTTTGGGAGATAGGGAGGTGAGGAGAAATGCTTAA
- a CDS encoding proton-conducting transporter membrane subunit, translated as MDLGFLINGLSLQALFGVMLLLVGELVALLRWKNLIQFLIISSIAEIGFVLLGLGTGTYVGTSGALLHLEYQIVMRGLVFLAAAAFIFRGHSASVEKLQGIGRKMPVTTTLFGFGLFSVMGLSPFKGSISKFLIIYAAIESGHWLSAAIATFGSIIEAVYFLQVFQILCFEDPVQEGPGAEEVRETSPGLMAVLLVLGVLTALMGLIPEPFIHGAERAAAVLLGGTGPDQLPVFESPWSSLVLVPYVGGFIVYLAGCFSQALRNILAVGITGTTVYLTWLAGNFDSLSKFFALLMAFIGFLVTLYSVGYFKAKPYANRYFFFLLLMLGTLLGLTTSKELGNFYVFWELMTWTSYFLVIQEQTQKALRAGFKYFIMCTSGAYIMLLAILTLHVKLGSLDLTTISANLQVLSPGLMLVVLGMFIIGFGVKAGLVPLHSWLPDAHPVAPSSISAPMSGILTKTGIYGLVRILFVVFGVSLLTKVGTTGQFSTIGFIISLLGAFTLLYGEIMALLQTDVKKMLAYSTMAQVGEIVITLGVGTYLSFIGALYHILNHAIMKNLLFLAVGALILRVKSQEINKLKGIGRVMPVTSLCFSIGILAIMGLPPFNGFISKFLMLYALVQSGHLALAGLILLGSILGGFYYLKVVRIIFFEKYEGPARQEAPITMLIPIVILTGLSIFNGVYPQAGLALIKPVADLIAANGHMAVTAIPKITISWPIVTLIPMVGALFAYFFGRRSVKVSGWLAVATMVATLATVFAASTGLDIFSRSFAFLIAFIGVLNLLYSLGYMEHEHAQNRFYLFFTLMIGGLLGVAVSKDLFNFFAFWEIMSSWTLYFVIIHEETSEALREGFKYFIFNYVGANLLLLGLLVLTVNAGTFEMSELAGRLSALPTGLVALGLILMLIGFAMKAAMLPFRIDYQMHPPTAPTPVSGYISSVLLKSAPFGMVKLFYVFGGVALLSKLGQLGDMPSLMYILAWVSGLTILMAAALALLQSGMKRLLIYHTVSQMGYIILGISLGSSLGLAGGLLHLVNHMLFKNLLFLVAGAIMVKTGIGDLDRLGGIGRKMPVTLSVFAIGTFSIAGIPPFNGFTSKWLIYEASMEKGYVFLALLSLLASVLTLASFLKFLHSAFFGQIPKELENVTEAPWTMQIPMVILAVLCMVFGIFPGIPLATIAAIERSLGLTPVSVTLFGIDSGLGTWNAGIIAVFMVIAFIVGLSIYFVGNGKIRYTKIYTCGVTTLTPEEVHVNSHNLYESPKGLIKGWIKFLHRVAGLGKGV; from the coding sequence GTGGATTTAGGTTTTTTAATTAATGGCCTCTCGCTGCAGGCCTTGTTTGGGGTAATGCTTCTTTTGGTTGGGGAACTGGTTGCCCTACTGCGGTGGAAAAACTTAATTCAATTTCTAATTATTTCAAGCATTGCGGAAATAGGTTTCGTACTTTTGGGATTGGGCACGGGTACCTATGTGGGGACTTCGGGAGCTCTCTTGCATTTGGAATATCAAATTGTAATGAGAGGATTAGTCTTTTTAGCTGCAGCGGCATTTATTTTTCGGGGTCATTCTGCAAGCGTGGAAAAGCTTCAAGGTATAGGTAGAAAAATGCCGGTTACGACAACCTTGTTTGGTTTTGGATTGTTTTCTGTGATGGGTTTATCTCCCTTTAAAGGTTCTATTAGTAAATTTTTAATTATTTATGCTGCTATTGAGAGTGGGCATTGGTTGTCAGCGGCAATAGCTACCTTTGGTAGTATCATTGAGGCAGTGTATTTCCTTCAGGTCTTTCAAATACTGTGCTTTGAAGATCCGGTCCAGGAAGGACCCGGTGCCGAAGAAGTCAGGGAAACTTCTCCGGGTTTAATGGCAGTTTTACTGGTTTTGGGCGTTCTTACCGCTTTAATGGGCTTAATTCCGGAACCTTTCATTCACGGTGCTGAACGTGCTGCTGCCGTATTGTTAGGGGGTACAGGCCCGGACCAATTGCCTGTCTTTGAATCTCCCTGGTCTTCCTTAGTTCTCGTTCCCTATGTGGGTGGATTTATCGTCTATCTTGCAGGCTGTTTTTCCCAGGCCTTACGTAATATCCTGGCGGTTGGTATTACCGGCACAACGGTTTATTTGACCTGGCTTGCCGGTAACTTTGATAGTTTATCTAAATTTTTCGCTTTGCTTATGGCTTTTATCGGTTTCTTGGTTACCCTTTACTCGGTGGGTTATTTTAAAGCTAAACCGTATGCAAACCGTTACTTCTTCTTTTTACTGTTAATGTTGGGTACTTTGCTCGGTTTAACCACCAGCAAGGAGCTGGGGAATTTTTATGTCTTCTGGGAATTAATGACCTGGACTTCTTACTTTTTGGTTATTCAAGAGCAAACTCAAAAAGCTCTGCGTGCCGGTTTTAAATATTTTATTATGTGTACCTCCGGAGCTTATATTATGCTTTTGGCAATTTTAACGTTGCATGTAAAACTTGGATCTTTAGATCTGACGACAATTTCTGCAAATTTACAGGTTTTATCTCCCGGTCTTATGTTAGTGGTTTTAGGAATGTTTATTATTGGCTTTGGGGTCAAAGCAGGCTTGGTGCCGCTGCATAGCTGGTTGCCGGATGCTCACCCGGTGGCGCCTTCGTCTATTTCAGCCCCAATGTCAGGGATTTTGACCAAAACCGGTATTTACGGACTTGTCCGCATCCTTTTTGTGGTTTTTGGGGTAAGTTTACTGACTAAAGTAGGTACTACCGGTCAATTTTCCACAATTGGGTTTATAATCTCCCTGCTTGGAGCGTTTACCCTTTTGTACGGCGAAATTATGGCCCTGCTACAGACCGATGTGAAGAAAATGCTGGCCTATTCAACGATGGCCCAGGTAGGGGAGATAGTAATTACTCTGGGAGTAGGGACTTATTTGAGTTTTATCGGTGCCCTTTACCATATCTTAAATCATGCTATTATGAAAAATCTGTTATTCCTGGCTGTTGGTGCTTTAATCTTGCGCGTAAAAAGTCAGGAGATTAATAAGCTTAAAGGTATCGGCCGAGTAATGCCGGTAACGTCTTTATGTTTTAGTATCGGGATCTTAGCCATAATGGGTTTGCCGCCCTTCAACGGGTTTATCAGTAAATTTTTAATGCTGTACGCTCTGGTCCAATCCGGTCATCTGGCACTGGCAGGTTTAATCCTTTTAGGCAGTATCCTTGGTGGTTTTTATTACCTGAAAGTGGTTAGAATTATTTTCTTTGAAAAGTATGAGGGGCCGGCCCGGCAGGAAGCCCCGATTACCATGTTGATACCAATTGTGATTTTAACGGGTTTGTCCATTTTTAATGGCGTATATCCGCAAGCGGGTCTGGCTTTAATTAAGCCGGTTGCCGATTTAATTGCGGCTAACGGACATATGGCCGTAACGGCTATTCCTAAAATTACCATCTCCTGGCCAATAGTTACGCTAATTCCGATGGTGGGGGCTCTCTTTGCTTACTTTTTCGGAAGACGTTCGGTTAAAGTTAGCGGTTGGTTAGCAGTTGCAACTATGGTAGCAACGCTTGCCACAGTTTTTGCGGCATCCACTGGCCTGGACATATTTTCCCGGAGTTTTGCTTTCCTCATCGCCTTTATTGGTGTTTTAAATTTACTTTATTCCCTGGGATATATGGAACATGAACATGCCCAAAATCGCTTTTACCTGTTCTTTACCTTAATGATTGGCGGCCTTTTGGGTGTAGCGGTAAGTAAGGATCTCTTCAATTTCTTCGCTTTCTGGGAAATCATGAGCAGCTGGACATTGTACTTTGTGATTATTCATGAGGAAACCAGCGAGGCATTGCGGGAAGGGTTCAAGTACTTCATCTTTAATTACGTTGGAGCCAATTTGCTGCTTCTGGGACTACTTGTATTAACAGTTAACGCCGGCACCTTTGAAATGAGTGAGCTGGCCGGGCGGTTAAGTGCCCTGCCCACAGGTCTGGTGGCTCTTGGCTTAATCTTAATGTTGATTGGTTTTGCCATGAAAGCTGCGATGTTACCTTTCCGCATCGATTATCAGATGCATCCTCCTACCGCCCCAACACCGGTGAGCGGTTATATTTCTTCGGTGCTTTTAAAAAGTGCGCCTTTTGGGATGGTTAAGTTATTTTATGTATTTGGAGGCGTTGCTCTTTTAAGCAAGCTGGGCCAGCTTGGAGATATGCCAAGCCTCATGTACATCCTTGCCTGGGTGAGCGGCTTAACGATTTTAATGGCTGCGGCATTGGCTTTGCTGCAAAGTGGTATGAAACGCCTGCTTATTTATCATACGGTAAGTCAGATGGGTTATATCATCTTGGGAATAAGCCTGGGCTCTTCTTTAGGTCTGGCCGGAGGATTATTGCATTTAGTTAACCATATGCTGTTTAAGAACCTGCTTTTCTTGGTTGCCGGTGCCATTATGGTGAAAACCGGTATAGGGGATCTGGACAGGTTAGGAGGAATAGGCCGAAAAATGCCGGTAACTCTCAGTGTCTTTGCGATTGGGACATTCTCTATTGCCGGTATTCCGCCTTTTAATGGTTTTACATCTAAATGGCTAATCTATGAAGCGTCCATGGAGAAGGGATATGTATTTTTAGCGTTATTATCTTTGTTAGCAAGTGTTTTGACCCTGGCTTCGTTCCTTAAATTTTTACATTCTGCCTTTTTTGGACAAATACCTAAGGAATTGGAGAACGTAACTGAAGCACCCTGGACAATGCAAATTCCTATGGTGATTTTAGCTGTTTTATGTATGGTATTTGGGATTTTCCCGGGGATACCACTTGCTACTATTGCTGCCATCGAAAGGTCGTTGGGGCTGACACCGGTTTCAGTTACCCTTTTCGGGATTGATTCCGGCCTTGGTACCTGGAATGCCGGAATTATTGCGGTGTTTATGGTAATTGCCTTTATTGTTGGCCTTAGTATTTATTTTGTGGGCAATGGGAAAATCCGCTATACCAAAATCTATACCTGCGGGGTAACTACTTTAACTCCCGAAGAGGTACATGTTAATTCGCATAATCTCTATGAGTCTCCCAAAGGGTTAATTAAGGGATGGATTAAGTTTTTACACCGGGTTGCCGGTTTGGGTAAGGGGGTGTGA
- the glpK gene encoding glycerol kinase GlpK — protein MTKKYVLALDQGTTSCRAILFDRDSNIVGVAQKEFTQHYPKPGWVEHDPEEIWSTQYGVIAELMARYNVNPEEIAAIGITNQRETTVVWDRNTGKPVYNAIVWQCRRTAGICDELKAKGLEEKVRYKTGLVIDAYFSGTKIKWILDNVEGAREKAERGELLFGTIDTWLVWKLTGGKVHVTDYSNASRTMIYNIRELKWDEELLAELGIPASMLPEVKPSSYVYGETDPNVFFGHAIPISGIAGDQQAALFGQTCFEPGMAKNTYGTGCFMLMNTGDKVYESKNGLLTTIAWGIDGKVEYALEGSIFIAGAVIQWLRDGLKLIESAADSEYFASKVPDTGGVYIVPAFAGLGAPYWDMRARGTIVGLTRGTNKYHLVRAALESMAYQTRDVLSAMEADSGIKLQALKVDGGAVANNLLMQFQADILGVPVERPVNIETTAMGAAYLAGLAVGFWADKQELVAKYKVSRRFEPTMDEQTREKLYKGWQRAVTRAREWEVEE, from the coding sequence GTGACGAAAAAATATGTTTTGGCGTTAGACCAGGGAACCACCAGCTGCCGGGCAATCTTATTTGACCGGGACAGCAATATCGTGGGCGTAGCCCAAAAAGAGTTTACCCAGCATTATCCCAAGCCGGGCTGGGTGGAACATGATCCGGAAGAAATCTGGAGCACTCAGTACGGGGTTATTGCCGAGTTAATGGCCCGTTACAACGTAAACCCTGAAGAAATTGCGGCTATTGGTATTACCAACCAGCGGGAAACCACGGTAGTTTGGGATAGAAATACCGGAAAGCCTGTATATAATGCGATTGTTTGGCAGTGCCGGAGAACTGCAGGGATTTGCGATGAGTTAAAAGCAAAAGGTTTAGAAGAAAAGGTTCGTTATAAGACCGGTCTGGTTATTGATGCATATTTCTCGGGTACAAAGATTAAGTGGATTTTAGATAATGTCGAAGGTGCCCGGGAAAAAGCTGAAAGAGGCGAACTGTTATTTGGCACCATTGATACCTGGCTTGTCTGGAAATTAACCGGCGGAAAAGTCCATGTTACCGACTACTCCAATGCTTCCCGGACGATGATTTACAATATCCGGGAGCTTAAATGGGACGAAGAGCTTTTAGCGGAGCTTGGGATTCCGGCCTCCATGCTTCCGGAAGTAAAGCCTTCAAGTTACGTTTACGGAGAAACCGATCCTAACGTTTTCTTTGGTCATGCTATTCCGATTTCCGGTATTGCCGGAGACCAGCAGGCGGCCTTATTTGGTCAAACCTGCTTTGAACCGGGAATGGCTAAAAATACCTATGGTACCGGTTGCTTTATGCTGATGAACACCGGTGACAAAGTTTATGAATCGAAAAACGGTCTCTTAACCACCATTGCCTGGGGGATTGACGGTAAGGTAGAATATGCCCTGGAAGGAAGTATTTTTATTGCCGGTGCAGTTATCCAGTGGTTAAGAGATGGGCTAAAACTTATTGAAAGCGCAGCCGATTCGGAATATTTTGCTTCTAAAGTGCCCGATACCGGTGGGGTATACATCGTTCCTGCCTTTGCCGGACTTGGTGCTCCCTACTGGGATATGCGGGCGCGGGGTACGATTGTAGGCTTAACCCGGGGTACTAACAAATACCACCTTGTGAGAGCTGCATTAGAATCAATGGCCTATCAAACCCGGGATGTTTTATCAGCAATGGAAGCTGACTCGGGCATTAAACTTCAGGCTCTCAAAGTAGATGGTGGGGCTGTTGCCAACAACCTTTTAATGCAGTTCCAGGCCGATATCCTGGGTGTTCCGGTAGAACGACCGGTAAACATTGAAACTACTGCCATGGGTGCTGCTTATTTAGCAGGTTTGGCCGTTGGTTTCTGGGCTGATAAACAGGAGTTAGTGGCAAAATATAAAGTAAGCCGCCGTTTTGAACCGACTATGGATGAACAAACCAGGGAAAAACTCTACAAAGGCTGGCAGCGGGCAGTAACCCGTGCACGGGAATGGGAAGTAGAGGAGTAA
- the glpA gene encoding anaerobic glycerol-3-phosphate dehydrogenase subunit GlpA, with translation MQKLKTTVLIIGGGTTGTGLLRDLALRGLDVLLVEQKDIAHGASSRFHGLLHSGARYAVKDPNAARECIEENLILKKIAPTCVEETGGYFIELNSDDPAYTEKWLDGCRTAGIEIRERDPELIKRKYPFLTKEVRRVFEVPDGTVDGFRLCWANVWQAEEYGGRYLTYHQLVGFEKQQGRLTAAKLRSSLTGEEVFVEFEVAVNAAGAWAAEVAKLAGVKVNLLQNKGTLIAFNQRIFQEVVNRLRPPSDGDIWVPHHTITILGTTSVNVDNPEMLRPTSEEITKLLDIGKELIPDVLELRMLRAFAGIRPLYLGEESNSQDSRSISRDFVIIDHERNEGLKGLISLVGGKLTTYRLMAEKTGDYIGKLLGIDRKSKTSEIPLTPALAVEEKNRIARRYTVRAPKIEERLKGVTEEKQVLCECEGVTVAEVKEVARWKDTHNLEDLRRKTRLGMGTCQGLNCAYRGLGVAFTELLEKPQEPLEQLKDFLKNRYAGQKPLLWGEQLREAELLAGLYGCNFSLFGGTDDV, from the coding sequence ATGCAGAAACTAAAAACAACGGTTTTAATCATCGGTGGAGGTACTACCGGCACTGGACTTTTAAGGGACTTAGCTTTAAGGGGTTTAGATGTTTTGTTAGTGGAACAAAAAGATATTGCTCACGGGGCAAGTTCGCGTTTTCACGGACTTCTGCACAGCGGAGCCCGGTATGCCGTCAAAGACCCAAATGCGGCCCGGGAGTGTATCGAAGAAAATTTAATTTTAAAGAAAATTGCTCCTACTTGTGTTGAAGAAACCGGAGGATACTTTATCGAATTAAATTCCGATGACCCTGCTTACACCGAAAAATGGCTTGATGGGTGTCGAACGGCGGGCATAGAAATCCGGGAAAGGGATCCAGAACTTATAAAAAGAAAATATCCCTTTTTAACAAAAGAAGTAAGGAGAGTTTTTGAAGTTCCCGATGGTACTGTTGACGGCTTTCGTCTGTGCTGGGCAAATGTCTGGCAGGCAGAAGAGTATGGCGGCAGATATTTAACCTATCACCAGTTGGTGGGTTTTGAAAAGCAACAAGGGCGGTTAACTGCAGCTAAACTTCGGTCGTCCCTTACCGGCGAGGAAGTTTTTGTAGAATTCGAAGTAGCGGTAAATGCTGCCGGTGCCTGGGCGGCGGAGGTAGCCAAGCTTGCCGGGGTAAAAGTGAATCTTTTACAAAATAAAGGTACCCTAATTGCTTTTAACCAGCGGATTTTTCAAGAAGTAGTTAACCGCTTGCGGCCACCCAGTGACGGAGATATCTGGGTACCACACCATACAATAACTATTTTGGGTACAACTTCGGTTAACGTGGATAACCCGGAAATGTTAAGACCGACTTCCGAAGAGATAACAAAGCTTTTAGATATTGGGAAGGAGCTAATTCCTGATGTTTTAGAACTAAGGATGTTGCGAGCTTTTGCGGGGATTCGGCCGTTATATTTAGGAGAAGAAAGCAATAGCCAGGACAGCCGGAGCATTTCCCGGGATTTTGTCATCATTGACCATGAAAGGAATGAAGGTTTAAAAGGGCTTATTAGTCTCGTAGGGGGCAAACTTACCACCTATCGGCTAATGGCCGAAAAAACCGGTGACTATATAGGAAAGCTTTTAGGGATTGATAGGAAGAGTAAGACTTCAGAAATTCCATTGACTCCAGCTCTTGCGGTGGAAGAGAAGAATAGAATTGCCCGGCGTTATACCGTACGAGCACCGAAAATTGAAGAAAGGTTAAAGGGTGTTACTGAAGAAAAGCAGGTGCTTTGCGAATGTGAAGGAGTAACGGTGGCGGAAGTTAAAGAAGTGGCCAGGTGGAAAGATACGCATAATTTAGAAGACTTACGGCGGAAAACCCGTCTGGGGATGGGCACCTGTCAGGGTTTAAACTGTGCCTACCGTGGGTTAGGGGTTGCTTTTACGGAGTTACTGGAAAAGCCTCAGGAGCCATTGGAACAGCTTAAAGATTTTCTTAAAAACCGCTATGCTGGACAAAAGCCTCTTCTCTGGGGTGAACAGCTGCGGGAAGCAGAGCTTTTAGCCGGTCTATACGGGTGTAATTTTAGTCTCTTTGGAGGTACGGACGATGTATGA